The sequence below is a genomic window from Pelmatolapia mariae isolate MD_Pm_ZW linkage group LG9, Pm_UMD_F_2, whole genome shotgun sequence.
ACTCATGGCTGTATTCTGAACTGATGTATATTTGATATCATCATcctcttgatgcatgctcaatcatccaggtaagtaaatctccaaaagttgattctgttcatctgcagcgctttcagtgggagaaacgtttcgtcactcatccaggtgacttcttcagtctcagctgactgcaggtttccccaaatcttacaAACAGGTCTtaatcagtggttgttgatcaatggtcatgagaatttgcataattgtgaTGAAggtgacctcccagcccattgttccttcactgggctggtttcagtcattatacaaatgtcctgtttataagattgaaacctgcagtcagctgagactgaagacatcacctggatgagtgacgaaacgtttctcccactgaaagcgctgcagatgaacagaatcaacttttggagagtcATCGTCCTCCTAAAATCaagaggggggggggatcaAAATGCTTAATCAAAGCTTTAAGCATTTTAATACACTTCCTTACAACATGAAAAATCTCTCTGACCCATGAAAATGAGACCTTGTACACTGAAGCTCCCATCAGACTGGTTCCAGTAGCTTGCATTAAAACACAGTAATGTACAGTTACATGTTTTCCTTTGTTACCAGTGAGCAGGCTGTTAGAAAGTGAGCATCTGTTTTTGCATGCTGGAAAAGTCAGAGAGAGTGAAACAGACAGGCTGTGAGCTCCACACTCCTCGGTGGAGCTCCCTCCCCCAGCCTCACACTCAGTCCACCCTGACAGTTCAGGGAGGGCTCCCCATCCGCAGCTTTAAACACTGCGCACACATTACCAGCTCACACGGCTCGCCGTGACGTATATATGACCGTAGATGTTATCATGCTCACTATCCCAGatgttgttcacacaaagccgTCCTTTTACCCGGCTCTGCTCTGTTGTATAGAGTAAACTGAGTTGAACCATCAGCATGAACCCAGTGAACCCAAACAGAAGCATTACATCCTCCAGAACAGTAGGCGGCAGTGCGGAGCGCGTAAAAGCCTCAGCTGAGCGCAGAGTAGCTGTTCGGTTTACAGAACAGTATGGTCCACAGCGTGCCATGCCTTCTCCCATCCCGCTGACCCGCCTGCTGCCCAAAGACTTCTGCCCCTCTCTGGACACGGGGCCCTGCAGCAGCCCGCTGACTAAGCACGGCTCCACCTTACAAGTGCCCGCTCAGCGGCTCCATGGCAGAATCGCCACTCGGCTTTGGTCCTCGGTTATCCACTGGAAGCAGCTGCGCTCCGTGCAGCCCGTGGGCTCGGGAGGCTTCGGCTCGGTCTACCAGGCGGAGTACTTCGGAGAGACCGTGGCGGTGAAGAAGGTCAACAGGTCCACCAAGAACAAGCTGGCGTCCCAGCAGAGCTTCTGGGCCGAGCTGAACGCGGCGCACCTGCGCCACGCCAACATAGTGCGCGTAATAGCTGCCACCACCTGCGTCCCGCCACAGTGTGGAGATGAAGGCAGCATCGGGGTAATACTGATGGAGTTCGTGGGCAGAAGGAACCTCCAGCAGGTCATTTACGGTGGCACGGAGCCGCTGGGACAGGACAGGTGCGTCAGGTACTCCTCGGATATCGTTCACGGCCTGAGGTTTCTCCACTCCCACGGCGTCGTGCATCTGGACATTAAACCAGCTAACGTGCTGCTGACCAACGAGGACGTGTGCAAAATCGCAGACTTCGGCTGTTCTCTCAAACTGGACCCTGGCTGTGAGGTCAGCGCTGCGAGCCACCAGCCACTCGTGGGTGGCACGTACACGCACAGAGCCCCAGAGCTGCTCAGAGGCGAGAGGGTGACTCCTAAAGCGGACATCTTTTCTTTCGGCATCACTCTGTGGCAGCTTCTCACCAGAGAGCCGCCCTACACCGGCGACAGGGAGCACGTCATCTACGCGGTGGTGGCTCACAATCTGCGGCCTTCTGTTCAGGACCACCAGGTGTTCCGGTCGGAGCCGGGGCGGCTGTTTCGGGCTCTGCTGAGCCGCTGCTGGAACGGAACGCCCCCCTGCAGACCCAGCGCCCAGGAGCTGCTGTCGTCCCTGGAGCAGCTACAGCCACAGACCTGATTTGAAGCTGCGCACGGGTGTGTGGACAGCTGTGGGTTTGAATATGTTCAGCTTCAGGAAACGAGTACTGTGCGCTAGGCCAGGTCAAAGCTGAGGAAACCATGGAAGTGCCTTTGCAGACGCACATGGAAACGCTGGGCGTCTATGACTACATGTGAATCATGTTTTTACTGTGCAAATAATAATAAGTGTGCATAGTCCTCAGATTGTAGCATTAAAAtaagctggtttattctccttttagctgtttctgtgctgctgtCAGGTCGGTCCTGTGGGACCAGGACACCGTTTCCTCCCAGACTGAACGTCCTGATCCATCTGTGACACTGTTTCcaaatgtttcttaaatgtgtTGTGAATCATAGTGTGTGAAATGTGATATTTGGGTGTGATGGGtttcattaaaattcttttTTATGCCACGTTTGTCTGGTGTTCACATCATTAGAGGGCAGCAGCTCGTCGGAGGCTCAAACTGAAGCAGtgaaatgagctgtgggccccTGCTGACGCTGCCGTCTCATTGGAGgacactttagtgttcaagtagtacaaaacaaacagtctttgtttacatttcaaatattgtGTAGCAAGACTAAACATAGTGGTCCTCTCTGACACATGGCAGCACTGCTGCTGTCATTGTGTTCGTATTTAACCAAAAACTGCATTAGATTTCTTCACGTCAGTGTACGGGCCGGAGGTAGGGCTGAGGTGGGCCGCCAGTTTGAGACCCTGGACTGAACGGCTACGACACTGATCACTTTTTACTACcagcctcattcacccaatcacaggTTTCTTTTCTCCTTATTACCAAtcacccccccaccaccacccccacccACACAGAAGTGCATCCTGAGTGTGTGGTGAGGTTACCCACTGTCAGAGTTGTCGTCTTAACGTTTTCAGAGGTTTCTGTTGAGCCTCGTAATGAtttgcagctgtgtgcagaAACAATGAGATTCTAAATGACCAAACTCAGACTTGTTCATGATAAAGTTTATTTGTACTCTGACGTTCTCATCGAGCTTGGGTCTGCCGCTCCTGTCCTCCATCACCACCCCGGCCCGTCGTCTAATCCAGCTGCTGTAGATCTCCTTAATCCTTAAAGCGTTAACCTCACAAACTCAATAAATATACAGAGAAGTACGATTTCTGGAGCCAGTCTTCATTCGgacagcagagggc
It includes:
- the mos gene encoding proto-oncogene serine/threonine-protein kinase mos, translating into MNPVNPNRSITSSRTVGGSAERVKASAERRVAVRFTEQYGPQRAMPSPIPLTRLLPKDFCPSLDTGPCSSPLTKHGSTLQVPAQRLHGRIATRLWSSVIHWKQLRSVQPVGSGGFGSVYQAEYFGETVAVKKVNRSTKNKLASQQSFWAELNAAHLRHANIVRVIAATTCVPPQCGDEGSIGVILMEFVGRRNLQQVIYGGTEPLGQDRCVRYSSDIVHGLRFLHSHGVVHLDIKPANVLLTNEDVCKIADFGCSLKLDPGCEVSAASHQPLVGGTYTHRAPELLRGERVTPKADIFSFGITLWQLLTREPPYTGDREHVIYAVVAHNLRPSVQDHQVFRSEPGRLFRALLSRCWNGTPPCRPSAQELLSSLEQLQPQT